In the genome of Phoenix dactylifera cultivar Barhee BC4 unplaced genomic scaffold, palm_55x_up_171113_PBpolish2nd_filt_p 001547F, whole genome shotgun sequence, one region contains:
- the LOC103714146 gene encoding F-box protein GID2-like — protein MKRRCDGSDGGGLQIAAEEANKKRKSEKGAEAEMAAVELGEDLVFEVLKRADARTLAAAACVSRRWRMMAEDERLWEAVCVRHWASIGCGNQQLRSVVLALGGFRRLHSVYLLPLLKPSLRRPAAIPPLHLPATATAAAGGGLPARWGKDEVQLSLSLLSIGYFEKMNPNYKRGGDGS, from the coding sequence ATGAAGAGGCGTTGCGACGGATCCGACGGCGGGGGTCTCCAGATCGCCGCCGAAGAGGCGAACAAGAAGCGGAAGAGCGAAAAGGGGGCGGAGGCGGAGATGGCGGCGGTGGAACTGGGGGAGGACCTGGTGTTCGAGGTGCTGAAACGGGCGGACGCGAGGAcgctggcggcggcggcgtgCGTGAGCCGGCGGTGGCGGATGATGGCGGAGGATGAGCGGCTTTGGGAGGCGGTGTGCGTCCGCCACTGGGCCAGCATCGGGTGCGGCAACCAGCAGCTCCGGTCGGTGGTGCTCGCCCTGGGGGGGTTCCGCCGCCTCCACTCCGTCTACCTTCTCCCCCTGCTCAAGCCCTCCCTCCGCCGCCCTGCGGCCATTCCCCCACTACACCTCCCAgccaccgccaccgccgccgccggtgGGGGGCTGCCGGCGCGGTGGGGGAAGGACGAGGTCCAactttccctctccctcctctccatcgGCTACTTCGAGAAGATGAACCCCAACTACAAGCGGGGCGGAGACGGGTCTTGA